One genomic segment of Pseudomonas fortuita includes these proteins:
- a CDS encoding LysR substrate-binding domain-containing protein produces the protein MSISVKSNRALFDLDLLRAIVVVADCGSFTTAAARLHSTQSTISQKVRRLEDMVGHRLLVRGNRDVLPTDAGQTLLGYARHMLALNDQMLEALAGAMVGTTVRLGVPEDFVGGRTTNALSAFSRLHPQVKLEVTSGLCRDLSQAYDNGELDLVLLKQRRNTREGVACWPERLQWIDSARTPAFELDPIPLVTFPPRGLYREDMINAIESMGRRWRISFTSSSLSGIQAAVADGMGISLLPPRAATGEHRVLGAGQGLPEVDSYEIVIVHRPTADVMVKALAEVMTQLLAGGGI, from the coding sequence ATGTCTATCAGCGTGAAATCGAATAGAGCCCTGTTCGACCTCGACCTGCTACGCGCCATCGTGGTGGTGGCCGATTGCGGCAGCTTCACCACGGCGGCGGCGCGCCTGCACTCGACCCAGTCGACCATCAGCCAAAAGGTGCGCCGCCTGGAGGACATGGTCGGGCATCGCCTGTTGGTGCGGGGTAACCGCGATGTGCTACCGACCGACGCCGGGCAGACCTTGCTCGGCTACGCCCGGCACATGCTGGCGCTGAATGACCAGATGCTCGAAGCCCTGGCCGGGGCGATGGTGGGCACCACCGTACGCCTGGGCGTGCCCGAGGACTTCGTTGGCGGGCGCACCACCAATGCGCTGTCGGCGTTCAGCCGGCTGCACCCGCAAGTGAAACTGGAAGTGACCAGCGGCCTGTGCCGCGACCTCAGCCAGGCCTACGACAACGGTGAACTGGACCTGGTGCTGCTCAAGCAGCGGCGCAACACCCGGGAGGGCGTGGCTTGCTGGCCCGAGCGCCTGCAATGGATCGACAGTGCGCGCACCCCCGCCTTTGAGCTGGACCCGATCCCGCTGGTGACCTTCCCGCCGCGCGGCCTGTACCGCGAAGACATGATCAACGCGATCGAAAGCATGGGCCGGCGCTGGCGCATCAGTTTCACCAGTTCCAGCCTCAGCGGTATCCAGGCGGCAGTTGCCGATGGCATGGGCATCAGCCTGCTGCCACCAAGGGCGGCTACGGGCGAGCACCGGGTGCTGGGGGCAGGGCAGGGGCTACCGGAGGTCGACAGCTATGAAATCGTCATCGTCCACCGGCCGACGGCGGATGTGATGGTCAAGGCGTTGGCCGAGGTCATGACACAACTGCTGGCGGGCGGTGGGATCTGA